GAGTTGTCGGTCCGCAGGTCGGTGCCGCGGGCGGTCTGTGCGCTGATGTAGAACAGCAGACCGGCGAGGGCGAAGACGGCGCAGGTCAGGACACGTCCGACAATTCGGGTGCCGGACCGGCGGGTAGGGGTGGGCTCCGGGGGAATCGACAAATTAGTCACCGTACCCTTATCTCCTCAAGACCCGCCGAGCCACTACGCTAACGGACGCCGGTGGCGTGTGCGGAGCGGTCCCCCTGGGCGTTCTCCCACAGCAGCTGCCGGCCGACTTCACCCGCTGCACCTCTGCGCGGTCTCACAGCGCATCGACAGGAGAACCCCTCGTGCCGAAGTCTCGACTCCGCAAGAAGTCCGACTACACCCCGCCCACCACGGCCGCGGTGAAGATCAGCTCGGGCCGCGGCTGGGTCGCGCCGCTGATGCTGGCACTGTTCCTGATCGGCCTGGTGTGGATCGTCACCTATTACGTGACCAGCGGCTCCTACCCGGTCGAGGGCTGGCGGAACTGGAACATCCTGGTGGGCTTCGGCTTCATCGCCGCGGGGTTCGGCGTCTCCACCCAGTGGAAGTGACGCTCCGCTCGTCCTGAGGCCCGGTCCGGGCCGACCCCCGCCGCTTCGGACGGCTCGTCCCGGGGCGGCGGTCAGGCATGCCCGGAAACGGACGGACACGTGCGGACCCGCACGGGAACCGGTCGGTTATCCGCACCATCCGACGGTCACGCTTATCCACATGGTTATCCACACTGGGGAAAAGTCTCCCCAGCCTGTGGATAACCTTCCGGGCGGAGACCGTCCCCAGCTGCGCACAGCTGCCCGACGGCAGGACGCTCGCACAGCAGGACGCGCGTAGAACAACAGTCCACAGCCGTGGCGGCGCACAGCCCGTGCACACCCCCGCACCCGCTGTGGACAAACGCCCGAGGCGTCACGCGCCGTAGAGGGACATCCCGATCAACAGCATCGCCGCCTCCAGGGCCACCGCCCCGCCCACCGCCAGCCCCTGGACCAGCCCGCGGCGCCCGCGCGGGGCGTACATCAGGCCGGCCGCGGTCAGCCCGCCCAGCACCAGGCCGCCGAGGTGCGCCCGCCAGTCGATGCCCGGGCGGGAGAACGTGACGATCAGGTTGAAGACCAGGAACGCCATCACCATGGCGAGCGGGCCCTTGTTCCGCAGCTGCATGACGATCGTGGCGCCGATCAGCCCGAAGATCGCCCCGGAGGCCCCCACCGAGTTCATCCAGTCCCCGGCCACCAGGAAGGCGAAGGTGCTGCCGCCCAGGGCGGACACCAGGTAGAGGGCCAGGAAGCGCAGCCGGCCGAGCGACTCCTCCAGCGCCGGGCCGAGCCGGAGCAGGACCAGCATGTTCAGCCCGATGTGCCACCACTCCAGGTGCAGGAACGCGCCGGTCAGCAGCCGGTACCACTGGTGCGGGCCGTCCGCGACGCCCGCCGGTCCGCCGAGGATGTCCCG
The genomic region above belongs to Streptomyces sp. 1331.2 and contains:
- a CDS encoding rhomboid family intramembrane serine protease produces the protein MLPDEPRPSAERSPEAGSPGCYRHPQTPTGISCTRCERPICPQCMVAASVGFQCPECVGNGHAGTRRATTRFGGTPTADGGLVTRALIGVNVVVWLLAAYVLSPRLGQTWSLFSAGRDILGGPAGVADGPHQWYRLLTGAFLHLEWWHIGLNMLVLLRLGPALEESLGRLRFLALYLVSALGGSTFAFLVAGDWMNSVGASGAIFGLIGATIVMQLRNKGPLAMVMAFLVFNLIVTFSRPGIDWRAHLGGLVLGGLTAAGLMYAPRGRRGLVQGLAVGGAVALEAAMLLIGMSLYGA
- the crgA gene encoding cell division protein CrgA, with the translated sequence MPKSRLRKKSDYTPPTTAAVKISSGRGWVAPLMLALFLIGLVWIVTYYVTSGSYPVEGWRNWNILVGFGFIAAGFGVSTQWK